A window of Fictibacillus halophilus contains these coding sequences:
- the trpA gene encoding tryptophan synthase subunit alpha codes for MNKRWEVFQQSSDYRFTPYIMAGDPCEEATIELSLALEKCGAHALELGVPYSDPLADGPVIQRAGMRGLAQNMNLEKTVNLVSKLRERGLKIPVIIFTYYNLLLQLGENRFLKLAESSGVDGVLVPDLPYEESGYLQEMCKEHNLALISLVSPTTREEKLERLSREAEGFLYCISSLGVTGIRSEFRAGLDDFLKAAKRNSRVPVLVGFGLSTREQILQFDGSSDGFIVGSAIVKKIEELESDLLTNREEAIKTFKSYIESLLPVYSR; via the coding sequence ATGAATAAGAGATGGGAAGTCTTTCAACAATCATCAGATTATCGTTTCACTCCTTATATCATGGCTGGTGACCCATGTGAAGAAGCAACGATCGAACTGTCTTTAGCTCTTGAGAAGTGCGGAGCTCATGCCCTTGAGCTAGGTGTTCCATACTCTGATCCATTGGCAGATGGACCTGTGATTCAACGAGCAGGTATGCGAGGTCTGGCACAAAATATGAATCTTGAAAAAACCGTAAATCTCGTATCTAAGCTTCGTGAAAGAGGATTGAAGATTCCGGTAATTATCTTTACTTATTATAATCTTTTGTTACAATTAGGAGAAAATCGTTTCCTGAAGTTAGCAGAGAGTAGCGGCGTGGACGGGGTTCTAGTACCTGATTTGCCGTATGAAGAAAGCGGATATTTACAAGAAATGTGTAAAGAGCATAACCTTGCTCTCATCTCGCTCGTTTCACCTACAACGCGTGAAGAAAAGCTTGAAAGACTCAGTAGAGAGGCAGAAGGCTTTTTATATTGCATCTCGTCATTAGGTGTGACAGGCATTAGAAGTGAGTTTCGAGCAGGTTTGGATGATTTCTTGAAAGCCGCGAAACGAAACAGCCGTGTTCCCGTCTTAGTAGGGTTCGGACTATCTACGCGAGAACAGATTCTGCAGTTTGATGGCAGCAGTGATGGGTTTATCGTAGGCAGTGCAATCGTAAAAAAGATTGAGGAACTAGAAAGTGACCTGCTAACGAACAGAGAGGAAGCGATTAAAACGTTCAAATCGTATATTGAGTCTTTGCTGCCTGTCTATAGTCGTTAA
- the trpB gene encoding tryptophan synthase subunit beta yields MTTATVPDHRGRYGVFGGKYVPETIMFALEELETAFDEAIQDKEFNELFQKELAIYSGRPTPLTKADRLSESNGGASIYLKREDLNHTGAHKINNAIGQALLAVRMGKKKIIAETGAGQHGVAAATVAAKYGLSCKVYMGKEDIRRQALNVFRMKLLGAEVIEVTSGSQTLKDATNEAIREWVAAVEDTFYLIGSAVGPYPYPKMVKQFQQVIGHETESQFNEIHKGKLPDAVVACVGGGSNAIGMFAPFIEKDVPLYGIEAAGMGVETAQHAATLSKGSNGVIHGSLTKLLQTSEGQITEPYSISAGLDYPGIGPEHAYLHETKRVTYEAVTDQEALQALKLLCENEGILCALESAHAVAYSLKLAKKMQKDQHIVVCLSGRGDKDVHTLMEFEEGGK; encoded by the coding sequence ATGACTACAGCTACAGTACCTGATCATAGAGGAAGATACGGTGTGTTCGGGGGAAAATACGTCCCAGAAACGATCATGTTTGCACTTGAAGAGCTTGAAACGGCTTTCGATGAAGCCATTCAAGATAAAGAATTTAACGAGCTTTTCCAAAAAGAACTAGCGATTTATTCAGGACGTCCGACGCCCTTAACAAAAGCCGATCGTCTCAGTGAGTCTAATGGTGGAGCATCGATCTATTTAAAGAGAGAAGACCTAAATCACACAGGAGCACATAAGATTAATAACGCCATCGGCCAAGCTCTCTTAGCAGTAAGGATGGGAAAGAAAAAGATCATAGCCGAGACTGGAGCGGGTCAGCATGGCGTAGCAGCAGCGACTGTAGCAGCGAAGTATGGATTGTCTTGTAAGGTTTATATGGGAAAAGAAGATATAAGAAGACAAGCACTAAATGTATTTCGAATGAAACTGTTAGGTGCAGAAGTGATCGAGGTCACGAGCGGCAGCCAAACGTTAAAAGATGCTACCAATGAAGCGATCCGAGAATGGGTTGCTGCGGTCGAAGACACCTTTTATCTCATCGGTTCTGCTGTAGGGCCATATCCTTATCCTAAGATGGTCAAACAATTTCAGCAGGTAATCGGTCATGAAACAGAGAGTCAGTTCAATGAGATTCATAAAGGAAAGCTTCCAGATGCTGTTGTAGCTTGTGTAGGTGGCGGCAGCAATGCGATCGGCATGTTCGCACCGTTTATCGAGAAAGATGTACCTCTGTACGGAATAGAGGCAGCAGGGATGGGTGTAGAGACTGCTCAGCATGCAGCAACTTTATCAAAAGGCTCAAATGGTGTGATTCACGGTTCGTTGACGAAGCTTCTTCAAACAAGCGAAGGGCAGATTACAGAACCTTATTCGATCTCAGCAGGTCTTGATTATCCGGGAATAGGGCCAGAACACGCCTACCTTCATGAGACAAAAAGAGTAACGTATGAAGCAGTAACAGATCAAGAAGCGTTACAAGCATTAAAGCTTTTATGTGAGAACGAAGGAATTTTATGTGCGTTAGAGAGTGCTCACGCCGTAGCTTATAGTCTGAAGCTCGCAAAAAAAATGCAAAAAGATCAACATATCGTCGTCTGCTTATCAGGAAGAGGCGACAAAGATGTTCATACACTGATGGAATTTGAAGAAGGGGGGAAATAA
- a CDS encoding phosphoribosylanthranilate isomerase — MTVQIKYCGCQSEEDYKLLIESKADLIGFIFAESKREVDPTKVNSWIQKYGKPKKLVGVFQNASLQRINDVISTVPIDIIQCHGTETVDQLKEIRDHSNKEIYKALPYSEHILKEIELYGKVADSLIVDSVAKGQFGGTGIPFSWKEVPNMMRKANALGVTCFIAGGIRPDNVSELIRHNPHGIDLSGGIEENGKKSLKRIETLERMIMR; from the coding sequence ATGACTGTTCAAATTAAATATTGTGGCTGTCAGTCTGAAGAGGACTATAAGCTGCTCATAGAATCAAAAGCAGATCTGATCGGATTCATATTCGCTGAAAGTAAAAGAGAAGTCGACCCTACGAAGGTGAACAGCTGGATTCAGAAATACGGAAAACCAAAAAAGCTCGTTGGTGTTTTTCAAAATGCAAGCTTACAAAGAATAAACGATGTAATCAGCACCGTTCCGATAGACATCATCCAATGTCACGGAACTGAAACGGTTGATCAGCTCAAGGAAATAAGAGATCACAGCAACAAAGAGATCTATAAAGCACTTCCTTATAGTGAACATATTTTGAAAGAAATAGAGTTATACGGAAAAGTAGCAGATAGTCTTATCGTAGATTCTGTAGCAAAAGGACAATTCGGGGGAACCGGTATTCCATTTTCGTGGAAAGAAGTTCCTAACATGATGAGAAAAGCAAATGCTTTAGGGGTCACTTGTTTTATAGCTGGTGGAATCAGACCAGATAATGTTTCAGAACTAATAAGACACAACCCGCACGGAATCGATCTAAGTGGTGGTATCGAAGAAAACGGTAAAAAAAGCTTAAAAAGAATAGAAACTCTTGAAAGGATGATAATGAGATGA
- the trpC gene encoding indole-3-glycerol phosphate synthase TrpC, which produces MLTKILKQKEKEVAVLPSFIKGELDFTDKDHRPFAYKIANSLSMPALIAEVKKASPSKGIIKENFNPVEIAVEYEKAGASCLSILTDTEFFQGDLQYLKDIRNHVSLPLLRKDFIIDEKQIIESVENGADAILLIAACLSNERLGKLHALATECGLECLVEVHSQQEIQQVYDVCNPSMIGINNRDLKTFITDIEHTFSLLSSIKKETLVISESGIKTASDVKSLFDHHVNGMLIGETLMRADSIENKIRELYHDCSN; this is translated from the coding sequence ATGTTAACTAAAATATTGAAACAAAAAGAAAAAGAAGTAGCGGTTCTTCCTTCATTTATAAAAGGTGAGCTGGACTTTACTGATAAAGATCATCGACCTTTTGCTTATAAAATTGCAAACTCTTTATCAATGCCAGCGTTGATAGCAGAAGTGAAAAAAGCTTCACCATCCAAAGGAATCATAAAAGAAAATTTCAATCCTGTCGAGATCGCTGTGGAATATGAAAAAGCAGGAGCATCTTGCTTATCCATTTTAACGGACACAGAGTTCTTTCAAGGAGACCTTCAATATTTAAAAGATATTCGTAATCATGTATCGCTACCTCTTTTAAGAAAGGATTTCATCATAGATGAAAAGCAGATCATTGAGAGTGTAGAGAACGGAGCAGATGCGATTCTGCTCATTGCCGCATGCCTATCAAACGAACGTTTAGGAAAGCTTCATGCACTTGCTACGGAATGCGGGCTAGAGTGCTTGGTCGAAGTTCATTCACAACAAGAGATCCAACAAGTGTATGACGTATGTAATCCTTCTATGATCGGAATAAACAACCGCGATCTAAAGACGTTCATAACAGATATCGAGCATACGTTTTCTCTTCTTTCCTCTATTAAGAAAGAAACTCTCGTGATCAGTGAGAGTGGCATCAAAACAGCTTCAGATGTTAAAAGCCTATTCGATCACCATGTGAACGGAATGTTGATCGGAGAAACATTGATGAGAGCGGACTCTATAGAAAATAAGATAAGAGAGCTTTATCATGACTGTTCAAATTAA
- the trpD gene encoding anthranilate phosphoribosyltransferase: protein MISNIIQKIMKHETLTENEAYYFMEKLANGEVTDAQASSVLSIMSFRGETVDEIVGFVKAIRKLSRKPESSQHHELMDTCGTGGDGASTFNISTAVSIILASLGIKIAKHGNKAVTSKSGSSDVLEALGVGAASNHFEANSQLNKHDIAFLHAPYFHPALKKVASLRGQLPFRTIFNCIGPLLNPMAPSYQLIGASNEEVAEKLSEVIKKLGIKRALIVSGVDGLDECSITGETRMFLVENNTVVSFNYTPEEAGLNRGNLSEITVTNKQESAELIRSILQGEGNESARNIVILNAAAALFASKRVSSIRDGVEIIKQCLQSKSAYYHLEEMTKAEASAHVN, encoded by the coding sequence ATGATTTCAAATATCATACAAAAAATAATGAAACACGAAACATTAACAGAAAATGAAGCTTACTATTTTATGGAGAAATTAGCGAATGGTGAAGTAACAGATGCTCAAGCAAGTTCTGTTCTAAGCATCATGAGCTTTCGCGGTGAGACTGTAGATGAGATCGTTGGTTTTGTTAAAGCGATCAGAAAGCTTTCAAGAAAGCCTGAATCATCACAACACCATGAGCTGATGGATACTTGCGGTACTGGTGGTGATGGAGCATCGACCTTTAACATCTCTACTGCAGTGAGTATCATACTCGCTTCATTAGGGATAAAAATAGCCAAACACGGCAACAAAGCGGTCACATCAAAAAGTGGAAGCTCTGATGTATTAGAGGCTTTAGGCGTTGGAGCAGCAAGCAACCACTTTGAAGCGAATTCACAACTGAATAAACATGATATCGCGTTTCTACACGCTCCATATTTTCATCCGGCACTAAAAAAAGTAGCTTCGTTGAGAGGGCAACTGCCATTTCGAACGATCTTCAATTGTATCGGTCCTTTGTTAAACCCGATGGCACCAAGTTATCAGCTGATTGGAGCGAGCAATGAGGAAGTTGCTGAGAAGCTCTCTGAGGTGATAAAGAAGCTCGGAATCAAACGAGCATTGATTGTTTCAGGTGTAGATGGATTAGATGAATGTTCGATCACAGGCGAGACACGGATGTTTTTGGTTGAAAACAACACGGTTGTATCCTTCAACTACACACCTGAAGAAGCAGGATTGAATCGGGGAAACCTTAGTGAGATAACCGTAACGAACAAACAAGAAAGTGCTGAACTCATACGTTCTATTCTACAAGGTGAAGGAAATGAATCAGCCCGTAATATCGTCATCCTTAATGCTGCTGCAGCTCTGTTTGCATCAAAACGGGTCTCAAGTATTCGAGACGGCGTGGAGATCATCAAACAGTGTCTACAATCAAAATCCGCATATTATCATCTTGAAGAAATGACGAAAGCAGAGGCGAGTGCACATGTTAACTAA
- a CDS encoding CheR family methyltransferase, with translation MDPDYESFKQSIFNQTGIDLSLYKEAQMKRRLVALRDKRAFTTFSEYFRALTKNPELLLEFLDRMTINVSEFYRNPARWEVLEKKIIPLLTEDRSSLKVWSAACSTGEEPYSLSMLLSDYKRGLSRFSILATDLDQQVLEQAKKGFYFEKAIKDVPNDKKARHTTKEELGIRVSDSVKKHVTFKKQNLLSDRFESDFDLIVCRNVMIYFTEEAKAVLYQKFSKALRKGGVLFVGSTEQIFNPGLYELESVEPFFYRKIR, from the coding sequence ATGGACCCAGACTACGAAAGCTTTAAACAGAGCATTTTTAATCAAACAGGAATAGATCTATCATTATATAAAGAAGCGCAAATGAAACGCAGACTCGTTGCTCTGAGGGACAAACGTGCTTTTACAACGTTTTCTGAATACTTTCGTGCACTCACGAAAAATCCAGAATTGCTTCTTGAGTTTTTAGACCGCATGACAATTAACGTTTCTGAATTTTACCGAAATCCTGCTCGATGGGAAGTGCTCGAAAAAAAAATCATTCCCTTGTTAACAGAAGACAGGTCATCGTTAAAAGTATGGAGCGCCGCCTGCTCTACTGGAGAAGAACCATATAGCCTATCGATGTTGTTATCAGACTACAAAAGAGGGCTATCAAGGTTTTCAATCCTTGCAACAGATCTTGATCAACAAGTGTTAGAGCAAGCTAAAAAAGGGTTTTATTTTGAAAAAGCCATTAAAGATGTGCCGAATGATAAAAAAGCACGACATACAACAAAAGAGGAACTTGGAATCCGAGTTTCAGATTCTGTTAAAAAGCACGTAACCTTTAAAAAGCAAAACTTGCTTTCCGATCGTTTTGAATCCGATTTTGATCTGATCGTTTGTCGAAATGTGATGATCTATTTTACAGAGGAAGCAAAGGCGGTACTGTATCAAAAGTTTAGCAAAGCGCTTCGAAAAGGCGGTGTCCTGTTCGTAGGAAGTACCGAACAGATCTTCAATCCTGGGTTATACGAATTGGAATCGGTGGAACCTTTCTTTTATCGTAAAATTCGTTAA